One Flavobacterium sp. 90 DNA segment encodes these proteins:
- a CDS encoding Ig-like domain-containing protein, whose product MKNPLHFNFFRREKYFHIVWICFMLLTSGLYAQRGYYDAAYKRYEANVGQLSNGAATTSKSYVQSDLQSEATDQQCVNMSATNATVQWTLTEAADGLVIRYSVPDGQTATLGVYDGNTKITTLTLTSTWSWEYLWSNGNPNNNGITNQNPRMRFDEVRYKLPNKIAVSGTLKLVRESGNVHVDFAEIEPVATAITAPSGAVTYTGNGSDLQTFIDANGGKKIFLPTGVYSVNRELYFGTANTSLIGAGMWYTQINFTNTSSLNGGLRANAAGISFTDLYLTTNSASRSNSYKGINGVFTSTSVVKNIWAEHFECGAWIAQYNTGGPAIADGFTLSHCRFRNNYADGINLCKGTANAIVEHCNFRNNGDDDQAIWSADGLECINNTFRYNTSENCWRACGLAIYGGKNNKAYNLIIKDNLEAGIRVSNNFPGAPFNNDGMHEIHDITVSTCGTFNDTYNNPVAAVDIFSATNAGSQVKNVQLYNIDILDSRNDAISISKRSGDGIYNLSFKDITVNGTGKEYPNNNALNRNWGRGYFVLIAGSPAGNGTYCNMNYSNRGGSAAANEEISAIGTFSWTQSASCSTTSVPVTGVTISPTTATLGVGATQQLTPTIAPANATNKTVSYSSNNTGVATVNGSGLVTAIASGSATITVTTQDGAKTATAVITVSSSNVAVTSVSLSPTSASLSVGATQQLTPTVLPSNATNKSVSYASNNTGVATVNASGLVTAIASGTATITVTTVDGNKTSTAAITVTTATGNYFTIKNKWTGNYLYDAGANVGYGPTVANNNYKWEKVAVDATYYILKNVGTGDMMNIENLTGAVQCNVGSNGWYSAQWSTENVDATWVRIKNRWQTGSMIHIENLNGSAQYAGAQNNWESAQWQFQSTSTSKKANGIEEAVTIENNSLVSLYPNPSINNEFNVVFPELKAGNQATVTVTDINGRKVLVNKLNVSAKIDHHLTSGVYIVTISSNEFNVSKKLIVK is encoded by the coding sequence ATGAAGAATCCATTACATTTTAATTTTTTTAGAAGAGAGAAATATTTCCATATCGTATGGATTTGTTTTATGCTCTTAACCTCAGGTTTGTATGCGCAACGAGGTTATTATGATGCGGCGTATAAAAGGTACGAAGCAAACGTTGGACAATTGTCTAATGGCGCTGCAACTACTTCAAAATCATATGTTCAGTCAGATTTGCAATCAGAAGCGACAGATCAGCAATGTGTGAATATGTCTGCGACAAATGCAACAGTTCAATGGACGCTTACTGAAGCCGCAGATGGACTTGTAATTCGATACAGCGTTCCTGACGGTCAAACGGCGACTTTGGGCGTTTATGACGGAAACACAAAAATTACAACGCTAACCTTGACTTCAACCTGGTCTTGGGAATATTTGTGGAGCAACGGAAATCCAAACAACAACGGAATTACCAATCAAAATCCAAGAATGCGATTTGATGAAGTTCGTTATAAACTTCCGAACAAAATTGCAGTTTCAGGAACTTTAAAATTAGTTAGAGAATCCGGAAATGTTCATGTAGATTTTGCTGAGATAGAACCCGTTGCAACGGCTATTACAGCTCCATCAGGTGCAGTAACTTATACCGGAAACGGAAGCGATCTTCAAACTTTTATTGATGCAAATGGTGGTAAAAAGATTTTTCTACCAACTGGCGTTTATAGCGTAAATCGCGAATTGTATTTTGGTACTGCAAATACCTCTTTGATAGGTGCTGGAATGTGGTACACTCAAATTAATTTTACGAATACCAGCAGTTTAAACGGAGGATTGCGTGCTAATGCAGCAGGAATTTCATTTACGGATCTTTATTTGACTACAAATTCGGCATCGAGAAGTAACTCTTATAAAGGTATAAATGGTGTTTTTACGAGTACTTCAGTAGTAAAAAATATTTGGGCAGAACACTTTGAATGTGGCGCCTGGATTGCACAATATAATACCGGAGGACCTGCAATTGCTGATGGTTTTACGCTATCTCATTGTCGTTTTAGAAATAATTATGCTGATGGAATTAATCTTTGCAAAGGAACTGCAAATGCAATTGTAGAGCATTGTAACTTCAGAAATAATGGCGATGACGATCAGGCGATTTGGTCTGCAGATGGATTGGAATGTATCAATAATACTTTTAGATACAATACTTCTGAAAACTGCTGGCGTGCTTGCGGACTTGCGATTTATGGGGGAAAAAACAACAAAGCTTACAATTTAATTATAAAAGACAATCTTGAAGCGGGTATTCGTGTGAGCAATAACTTTCCGGGAGCGCCTTTTAACAATGATGGAATGCACGAAATTCACGATATCACGGTATCAACATGCGGAACTTTTAATGATACTTACAACAATCCTGTAGCAGCTGTAGATATTTTCAGCGCTACAAATGCGGGAAGTCAGGTAAAAAATGTTCAGCTTTATAACATTGATATTCTAGATTCAAGAAACGATGCAATTTCGATAAGTAAAAGATCCGGAGATGGTATTTATAATCTTAGTTTCAAGGATATTACGGTTAACGGAACGGGTAAGGAATATCCAAACAATAATGCGCTTAACAGAAACTGGGGAAGAGGATATTTTGTACTTATCGCGGGTTCTCCTGCCGGAAACGGTACATATTGTAACATGAATTATTCGAATAGAGGCGGTAGTGCTGCTGCAAATGAAGAAATTAGTGCAATTGGTACATTTTCTTGGACTCAAAGTGCGAGTTGTTCAACGACATCAGTTCCTGTAACGGGAGTTACGATTTCGCCAACTACAGCGACTTTAGGCGTTGGTGCAACACAACAATTAACGCCAACTATTGCTCCTGCAAATGCTACAAACAAAACAGTAAGTTATAGTTCTAATAATACAGGTGTAGCAACTGTAAATGGTTCAGGATTAGTTACTGCAATTGCTTCTGGATCTGCAACAATTACAGTTACAACTCAGGACGGAGCAAAAACGGCAACTGCTGTAATTACCGTAAGTTCTTCAAATGTTGCAGTAACAAGTGTTAGTTTAAGCCCAACATCTGCATCATTATCAGTAGGAGCAACGCAACAATTAACGCCAACAGTTTTACCTTCAAACGCAACTAATAAATCGGTTAGTTATGCCTCAAATAATACTGGCGTAGCAACGGTTAATGCTTCAGGTTTAGTAACAGCAATTGCAAGCGGAACGGCAACAATTACGGTAACAACCGTAGACGGAAATAAAACAAGTACTGCTGCAATTACGGTTACTACAGCAACCGGAAACTACTTTACAATCAAAAATAAATGGACCGGTAATTATTTATATGATGCCGGAGCAAATGTAGGATATGGCCCAACTGTAGCAAACAATAACTACAAATGGGAAAAAGTTGCTGTTGATGCCACTTATTATATCTTAAAAAATGTGGGTACGGGAGATATGATGAATATCGAAAACTTAACAGGAGCGGTGCAATGTAATGTTGGTTCAAATGGTTGGTATAGCGCACAATGGTCAACCGAAAATGTTGACGCAACCTGGGTGAGAATTAAAAACAGATGGCAAACCGGAAGCATGATTCATATCGAAAATCTAAATGGTTCTGCTCAATATGCCGGAGCTCAAAACAACTGGGAAAGTGCACAATGGCAATTTCAAAGTACTTCGACATCCAAAAAAGCAAATGGAATTGAAGAAGCAGTAACTATCGAGAATAATTCGTTAGTTAGTCTTTATCCAAATCCTTCGATCAACAATGAGTTTAATGTTGTTTTTCCGGAATTAAAAGCAGGGAATCAGGCAACAGTAACGGTTACGGACATAAATGGAAGAAAGGTTTTGGTAAACAAACTCAACGTGTCAGCAAAAATTGATCATCATTTGACTTCAGGAGTTTATATCGTTACGATTAGTTCTAATGAATTTAATGTTTCTAAGAAATTGATTGTGAAGTAA
- a CDS encoding NAD(P)/FAD-dependent oxidoreductase encodes MEVENNETSWIICEECQGRGKKSRGITRKAKLRYQNALAQFEKTNGETIAPITPKGHQHICPKCSGSGLIPSENPPVADTKNYPHVAIIGGGIGGVALAVACLHRKIPFTIYERDTSFDARSQGYGLTLQQASKAIEGLGVFSLKDRVISTRHLVHTTEGKVIGEWGIRKWIQSDGKTSTKRSNMHIARQSLRLALLEQLGGHNAVQWGHQLVDYTKCEDESIALNFQVDGEIKSVKTDLVVGADGIRSSIRNLLIGEESAPLRYLGCIVILGICPLNALENPDNSLLDSATVFQTANGNERIYIMPYKEDSVMWQLSFPMPEDEAKALSAKGTKALKEEACRRTQWHDPIPQILLATAEAQISGYPVYDRELLQPELLENAGSVTLIGDAAHPMSPFKGQGANQALLDALMLARGISKGCRPSSEWRKLGIRKNVLTEFEAEMLERSATKVKDSADAAEFLHSDIVLHEGDEPRGRCLKRKET; translated from the coding sequence GTGGAAGTAGAAAATAACGAAACGAGTTGGATCATTTGTGAAGAATGTCAGGGACGCGGTAAAAAAAGCCGTGGAATCACCAGGAAAGCAAAACTTCGCTATCAAAATGCGTTAGCGCAATTTGAAAAAACAAATGGCGAAACAATCGCTCCAATTACGCCAAAAGGACACCAACACATTTGCCCGAAATGCTCTGGCTCAGGATTGATTCCTTCTGAAAATCCTCCTGTTGCAGATACCAAAAACTACCCACACGTTGCTATTATTGGCGGCGGAATTGGCGGAGTTGCTTTGGCTGTAGCTTGTTTACACCGAAAAATTCCATTTACGATTTATGAACGCGATACTAGTTTTGACGCTCGATCTCAAGGTTACGGACTTACTTTGCAACAAGCGAGCAAAGCCATCGAAGGATTAGGTGTTTTTTCGCTAAAAGACCGAGTAATTTCAACAAGACATCTCGTGCATACTACTGAAGGTAAAGTCATTGGAGAATGGGGAATCAGAAAATGGATTCAGTCAGACGGGAAAACTTCTACGAAACGTTCTAATATGCATATCGCCCGTCAATCGTTGCGTTTGGCTTTATTGGAACAACTTGGCGGACATAACGCTGTACAATGGGGACATCAATTAGTAGATTATACCAAATGTGAAGACGAAAGTATTGCACTGAATTTTCAGGTCGATGGCGAAATAAAAAGCGTCAAAACCGATCTTGTTGTTGGTGCCGATGGTATTCGAAGTTCTATCAGAAACTTACTAATTGGCGAAGAATCTGCTCCTTTACGTTATTTGGGTTGTATTGTGATTTTGGGTATTTGTCCATTAAATGCGCTTGAAAATCCTGATAATTCTTTATTGGATTCGGCTACGGTTTTTCAAACGGCAAATGGCAATGAACGAATTTATATTATGCCTTATAAAGAAGATTCGGTAATGTGGCAACTTAGTTTTCCGATGCCCGAAGACGAAGCTAAAGCATTAAGTGCTAAAGGAACAAAAGCACTTAAAGAAGAAGCTTGTCGAAGAACGCAATGGCACGATCCAATTCCGCAAATTTTATTGGCAACTGCCGAAGCTCAAATTTCAGGATATCCTGTTTATGACCGCGAATTACTTCAACCGGAATTATTGGAAAACGCAGGTTCCGTAACTTTAATTGGTGATGCAGCACATCCTATGAGTCCGTTTAAAGGACAAGGCGCAAACCAGGCTTTATTGGACGCACTTATGCTGGCTCGGGGAATTTCAAAAGGCTGCCGACCTTCATCTGAATGGAGAAAACTTGGAATAAGAAAAAATGTCTTAACCGAATTTGAAGCCGAAATGTTAGAACGCAGCGCCACCAAAGTAAAAGATTCTGCCGATGCAGCGGAATTTCTACATTCTGATATTGTACTTCATGAAGGCGACGAACCTAGAGGACGCTGTTTAAAGCGAAAAGAAACCTAA
- a CDS encoding class I SAM-dependent methyltransferase — protein sequence MTDKSQLRSSIFRHLDGLAVAPVAIALKNHGVLEFILEKKQIQLSDLVTVFKANEGYLNVALRILASQDFLEYEVNNETQEIKIFVNEKTEIAFSMFPLYQDVVDLLHFSTQFHSRLFDDAPFEKLNVIFEKYKKNYGIEFSNDALKKSIQEQVLKHIEGYLIGPTIVRLAMNGMFHKYFMETSFRPEEFHKSPENFKKILDFFVHLGWFLEKNGNYQFTEVGLFFAKRASAYGVTVSYLPTFAKIEELIFGDPTVLRAIADGENEIHVDREMNVWGSGGAHDTYFKVVDEIIISLFNLPIEQQPKGILDMGCGNGAFLQHIFEVIERQTLRGKILDDYPLFLVGADYNQAALKVTRANLIKADIWAKVIWGDIGRPDLLSDDLKENYNIDLKDLLNVRTFLDHNRIWTDPEHIHKDRISKSTGAFAYRGKRISNNLVEDNLLEHLQKWSPYVRKFGLLLIELHSIDPKLAATNLGKTPATAYDATHGFSDQYIVELPVFNKIAAEAGLFPDNSFSKQFPDANIATVSINLLKGK from the coding sequence ATGACCGATAAATCACAACTTCGCAGCTCCATTTTCAGACATCTTGACGGCCTGGCTGTTGCTCCTGTAGCAATAGCATTGAAGAATCATGGCGTTTTAGAATTTATCTTAGAAAAAAAGCAAATACAATTATCTGATCTTGTAACTGTTTTTAAAGCAAATGAAGGTTATCTGAATGTTGCTTTAAGGATTTTGGCTTCTCAGGACTTTTTAGAATACGAAGTCAATAACGAAACACAGGAAATTAAGATTTTTGTAAATGAAAAAACAGAAATAGCTTTTTCAATGTTTCCTCTTTATCAGGATGTCGTTGATTTACTGCATTTTTCTACTCAGTTTCATTCCCGTCTTTTTGATGATGCGCCGTTTGAAAAACTCAATGTAATTTTCGAAAAATATAAAAAAAATTACGGAATCGAGTTTTCTAATGATGCTTTGAAAAAAAGTATTCAGGAACAAGTTTTAAAACATATTGAAGGTTATTTGATTGGTCCAACAATCGTTCGTCTGGCGATGAACGGAATGTTTCACAAGTACTTTATGGAAACTTCTTTCAGACCGGAAGAGTTTCATAAATCTCCTGAAAATTTCAAAAAAATATTAGACTTTTTTGTACATCTTGGATGGTTTCTCGAAAAAAATGGAAATTACCAATTTACCGAAGTCGGTTTGTTTTTTGCCAAAAGAGCCAGTGCTTATGGCGTTACCGTTTCTTATTTACCAACATTTGCCAAAATTGAGGAATTAATTTTTGGTGATCCAACTGTTTTAAGAGCCATAGCCGATGGCGAAAACGAAATTCACGTTGATCGCGAAATGAATGTTTGGGGCAGCGGCGGTGCTCACGATACTTATTTTAAAGTTGTCGATGAGATTATAATTAGTCTTTTTAATCTGCCAATTGAACAACAACCAAAGGGAATCCTGGATATGGGTTGTGGCAATGGCGCTTTTCTGCAACATATTTTTGAAGTAATCGAAAGACAAACCTTAAGAGGAAAAATACTGGATGATTATCCGTTATTTCTCGTTGGTGCCGATTATAATCAGGCTGCACTAAAAGTAACCAGAGCAAATCTTATAAAAGCAGATATTTGGGCAAAAGTAATTTGGGGAGATATTGGTCGTCCCGATTTACTATCAGATGACTTGAAAGAAAATTATAACATCGATTTGAAAGACTTGCTTAACGTGAGAACTTTTTTAGATCACAATCGAATTTGGACAGATCCGGAACACATTCACAAAGACAGAATAAGTAAATCTACCGGTGCATTTGCTTATCGCGGAAAAAGAATCAGCAACAATTTGGTAGAAGATAATCTTCTGGAGCATTTACAAAAATGGTCGCCATATGTTCGCAAATTCGGTTTACTTCTGATCGAATTGCATTCCATAGATCCAAAACTTGCAGCCACTAATTTAGGAAAAACTCCTGCAACGGCTTACGACGCAACACACGGTTTTTCTGATCAATATATTGTTGAACTTCCTGTTTTTAATAAAATTGCTGCAGAAGCAGGATTATTTCCCGATAACTCGTTTTCTAAGCAATTTCCTGACGCTAACATCGCCACAGTAAGTATCAATTTATTAAAAGGAAAATAA
- a CDS encoding SusC/RagA family TonB-linked outer membrane protein has protein sequence MKKKLNRYAYLCILLISIGIKAQETKPLIQSKLEGIVIDAATKEPVIGASINIKGTTHGVQTDFDGKFYFQTGQKFPYTLIVSFLGYKRLETVVNQNSVVIEITQEQNALSEVVVTALGISKEKKSLGYTTQAVKGKDLGETKETNFLNSLSGRLAGVRITNSQGDMGSSRIVIRGETSIAGNNQPLFVVDGVPVDNSQLGSVGGATRDFKNAIADINPQDIETLTVLKGPNAAALYGSRAAHGVVLITTKSGKNQKGLGITVNTGITVSQVTTLPRFQNSFGQGSNGKFSFVDGKGGGVNDGVDESWGPKLDGRLIPQFNSNGVAVPFIAHPDNVKDFFNTGLTYDNSISIAKSDDKSDFRLGVNNQKQLGTVPNSEVNKTNFTINTNYQISKGVRVGVNANYIVTDAPALPGGPSGNRAAGVMLQFLWFGRQVDTEEVQRNRNVNWNNSYYSNPYWNAYYNTTSQQRNRLIGDIHLDAKLAEGFNFKFRTGIDYYNDRRKYEIKYGTNGTPFGSYAEDAYTVSEQNTEGIFTYTKKLNDDFSLDALAGFNVRTHSDANNYQKAPRLAVPDLYTLTNSRDPLTSSNIYSRLKVYSAYASAQFGFRNYAFLNVTARNDWSSTLPSNNRSYFYPSVNGSVILTDALNLKSNTLDFLKLRGGWSEVGNDADPYQLSTVYNFQTAFDGNPIQTSSQKKLNDNLKPETTRSTEVGLEASFWKNRLHFDFAYYNTNSLDQILEIKTTAASGYNSQLINAGKINNHGVEIQLDGNPVQTENFRWNVAVNYAKNISKVEILDYDKQIQNYTIGSSGGVDVLASVGQAYGALYGTAYLRDANGNIVVGANGLPKADPQKKVLGHYTPDYTGGVTNTLTYKNLELSFLVDASVGGQIFSGTNRTGNYTGVLDQTMPGRDAANGGLSYYTTASNGSVKTSLPAGTTAPSGAVVYDDGMIFKGVYADGTPNTTLLSAQEYYKASYNISEAYLYSSTYVKLREVKLTYNVDKKLVKKLGLAGASFTASGRNLFFIYKDAPNIDPESAFNTGNAQGLESLSLPTTRSYSLNVNLKF, from the coding sequence ATGAAAAAAAAATTAAATAGATATGCATACCTATGCATTTTGTTGATTTCCATAGGGATTAAGGCTCAGGAGACCAAACCGTTAATTCAGTCCAAACTCGAAGGAATAGTGATTGATGCTGCTACAAAGGAGCCGGTTATTGGAGCTTCAATAAACATAAAAGGTACTACACACGGAGTTCAGACAGATTTTGACGGGAAGTTTTATTTCCAAACCGGACAAAAATTTCCTTATACTTTAATCGTAAGCTTTTTGGGATATAAAAGACTGGAAACTGTAGTTAATCAAAATTCGGTTGTAATTGAAATTACTCAGGAACAAAATGCACTTTCAGAAGTTGTAGTTACTGCATTGGGTATTTCAAAAGAAAAGAAATCTCTTGGATATACAACGCAAGCAGTTAAAGGAAAGGATTTAGGAGAAACTAAAGAAACGAACTTCCTGAATAGTCTTAGCGGTAGATTGGCGGGTGTACGTATCACTAATTCTCAGGGAGATATGGGATCTTCACGTATTGTTATTCGTGGAGAAACTTCAATCGCGGGAAATAACCAACCATTATTTGTGGTTGATGGAGTTCCGGTAGACAACTCGCAATTAGGAAGCGTTGGTGGAGCAACTCGTGATTTCAAAAATGCAATTGCCGATATTAATCCGCAGGATATTGAAACTTTGACAGTATTGAAAGGTCCAAATGCTGCGGCACTTTACGGATCACGTGCTGCACATGGTGTTGTTTTGATTACTACAAAATCAGGAAAAAATCAAAAAGGACTTGGTATCACAGTTAATACCGGTATTACGGTTTCTCAGGTTACAACTTTACCAAGATTTCAAAACTCATTTGGTCAGGGATCAAACGGAAAATTTAGTTTCGTAGATGGTAAAGGTGGCGGAGTTAATGATGGTGTTGATGAAAGCTGGGGACCAAAATTAGACGGACGTCTTATTCCGCAATTTAATTCAAATGGTGTAGCGGTTCCTTTTATCGCGCATCCTGATAATGTGAAGGATTTCTTTAATACAGGACTTACTTATGATAATAGTATTTCTATTGCAAAATCAGATGATAAATCAGATTTTCGTTTAGGAGTAAACAATCAAAAACAATTGGGAACTGTACCAAATAGTGAAGTAAACAAAACAAACTTTACGATTAATACGAATTACCAAATTTCAAAAGGCGTTAGAGTTGGTGTAAATGCGAACTATATTGTTACAGACGCTCCGGCACTTCCGGGTGGTCCGTCTGGTAACCGTGCTGCAGGTGTAATGTTACAATTTTTATGGTTTGGACGTCAGGTAGATACTGAGGAAGTTCAAAGAAACAGAAATGTAAACTGGAATAACAGCTATTATAGTAATCCATATTGGAATGCTTATTATAATACAACTAGTCAGCAACGTAACCGTTTGATTGGTGATATTCATTTGGATGCAAAACTTGCTGAAGGATTTAATTTTAAATTCCGTACAGGAATTGATTATTACAATGATCGTAGAAAATATGAGATTAAATATGGTACAAACGGAACTCCTTTTGGATCGTATGCCGAAGACGCTTATACAGTTAGTGAACAAAATACAGAAGGTATCTTTACTTATACTAAAAAATTAAACGATGATTTTAGTTTAGATGCTCTTGCAGGATTCAACGTTCGTACGCACAGTGATGCAAACAATTATCAAAAAGCACCGCGTCTTGCTGTACCGGATTTATATACATTGACGAATTCACGTGATCCGTTAACTTCATCAAATATTTATTCAAGATTAAAAGTTTACAGTGCATATGCATCGGCACAATTTGGTTTTAGAAATTATGCATTTTTAAACGTAACTGCTCGTAACGACTGGTCATCAACATTGCCAAGTAATAACCGTTCTTATTTTTATCCTTCTGTTAATGGAAGTGTGATCTTAACAGACGCTTTGAATTTGAAAAGTAATACACTTGATTTCTTAAAATTACGTGGTGGTTGGTCAGAAGTTGGTAATGACGCAGATCCGTATCAATTGTCTACAGTTTATAATTTTCAAACGGCATTTGACGGAAATCCAATTCAAACTTCTTCACAAAAGAAACTTAACGATAATCTGAAGCCTGAAACTACACGTTCTACAGAAGTTGGTTTAGAAGCTTCTTTTTGGAAAAACAGACTTCATTTTGATTTTGCTTATTATAATACAAACAGTTTAGATCAGATTTTAGAAATCAAAACAACAGCTGCGAGTGGATATAATTCACAATTAATCAATGCAGGAAAAATAAACAATCATGGTGTAGAGATTCAATTGGACGGAAATCCTGTTCAAACAGAAAATTTCAGATGGAATGTTGCTGTAAATTATGCTAAGAACATAAGTAAAGTTGAGATTTTGGATTATGATAAACAAATTCAAAACTACACAATTGGTTCTTCTGGAGGTGTTGATGTATTGGCATCTGTAGGTCAGGCTTATGGAGCACTTTACGGAACTGCTTATTTACGTGACGCAAACGGAAACATTGTAGTTGGAGCAAATGGATTGCCAAAAGCAGATCCACAAAAGAAAGTATTAGGACATTATACTCCGGATTATACAGGAGGTGTTACAAACACATTAACGTACAAAAATCTTGAACTTTCATTTCTTGTTGATGCAAGTGTAGGAGGACAGATTTTCTCCGGAACGAACAGAACTGGTAATTATACAGGAGTTTTAGATCAAACAATGCCGGGTCGTGACGCAGCAAATGGTGGTTTAAGCTATTATACAACGGCAAGTAACGGAAGTGTAAAAACGTCGCTTCCAGCTGGTACAACTGCTCCAAGTGGCGCTGTAGTTTATGATGACGGAATGATCTTTAAAGGAGTATATGCTGATGGAACTCCAAATACTACATTATTGAGTGCACAGGAATATTACAAAGCATCTTACAATATAAGTGAAGCCTATCTTTATAGTTCAACTTACGTGAAATTAAGAGAAGTAAAACTTACTTATAATGTTGATAAAAAACTAGTTAAGAAACTGGGATTAGCCGGAGCAAGTTTTACAGCTTCAGGTCGTAACCTGTTCTTTATTTACAAAGACGCGCCAAATATCGATCCTGAATCGGCTTTTAATACTGGAAATGCACAAGGTTTAGAGAGTTTGTCTCTGCCAACTACCAGAAGTTATAGCCTTAATGTTAATCTTAAATTCTAA
- a CDS encoding S8 family serine peptidase has product MELQTWYLKDYKEDTIPGISLDKWYRLNKKQSKSKSIIVAVIDTQIDINHEDLQGQLWTNNKEIPNNGIDDDHNGYVDDINGWSFTGTKSGGYVVWNRYEYVRIMQEWGPLFKDKTEAQIDPKDLYKYNEYQRALKKFDEKEKYSKNWLKSINHNVAIYPLVKDTLKYFFPKEDYTYKQLDSLYKKYKINDKRYRQRRDDNDKDLGALISYMMVNLNTDDSTLEELVDLQTQLDSIVNKNLNLEYNERLLIGDNPNILEKGYGNNNVSNNRAGHRSIQDHCTKMAGVIGANRENNIGIKGIVQNVKIMPINISPSGDEHDKDITMAIRYAVDNGAKIINMSFSKQFSLHQDWVTAAFKYAEEHNVLLIRSAGNEGDDLDKVKYYTTDTNPEDNKEFCSNFIVVGCVNHKLDSNFVSDYSNYGKQNVDLFAPGDEIYSTGAGNSYKFDSGTSMSVPMVSGTAALIWLYYPNLTVAQVKEIIMNSGTSYDLQVIVPGTKDKKVPFSELSKSGKVLNVYNAMQLADKVSKKKK; this is encoded by the coding sequence TTGGAATTACAAACTTGGTATTTAAAAGATTATAAAGAAGATACTATTCCAGGTATTTCGTTAGATAAATGGTACCGTTTAAATAAAAAGCAATCCAAAAGTAAAAGTATTATTGTAGCGGTAATAGATACTCAAATTGATATAAATCATGAAGATCTACAAGGACAGCTTTGGACAAACAACAAAGAAATTCCAAATAATGGCATCGATGACGACCATAACGGTTATGTTGATGACATTAACGGCTGGAGTTTCACAGGAACCAAAAGCGGTGGTTATGTAGTCTGGAATAGATATGAATATGTTCGTATTATGCAGGAATGGGGACCATTATTTAAAGATAAAACAGAAGCCCAAATTGATCCTAAAGATCTATATAAGTATAACGAATATCAGAGAGCTTTAAAAAAGTTTGATGAAAAAGAAAAATATTCAAAAAATTGGTTGAAATCCATAAATCATAATGTCGCCATTTATCCTTTGGTAAAAGATACTTTAAAATACTTCTTTCCTAAAGAAGATTATACTTATAAACAACTGGATAGCTTGTACAAAAAGTATAAAATAAATGATAAAAGATACAGACAAAGACGTGATGATAATGATAAAGATCTGGGAGCGTTAATATCTTATATGATGGTTAACTTGAATACTGATGACAGTACTTTAGAAGAGTTAGTAGATCTACAAACTCAACTTGATTCTATTGTAAATAAAAACCTGAATTTAGAGTACAATGAGCGCCTGTTAATAGGTGACAACCCTAATATCTTAGAGAAAGGTTATGGCAATAATAATGTCAGCAATAATAGAGCAGGACATAGATCTATTCAGGATCATTGCACAAAAATGGCAGGAGTTATTGGTGCTAACAGAGAAAATAATATCGGTATAAAAGGGATTGTTCAGAATGTTAAAATCATGCCTATTAATATTTCTCCATCAGGAGATGAACATGATAAAGATATTACGATGGCTATACGTTATGCTGTAGACAATGGAGCAAAGATTATTAATATGTCTTTTAGTAAGCAGTTTTCTTTGCATCAGGATTGGGTTACAGCAGCTTTTAAATATGCCGAAGAACATAATGTATTATTAATTCGCAGTGCGGGTAATGAAGGTGATGATCTTGATAAGGTAAAATATTATACAACAGATACTAATCCTGAAGATAACAAAGAATTTTGTTCCAATTTTATTGTAGTCGGATGTGTCAACCATAAATTGGACAGTAATTTTGTTTCTGATTATTCTAATTACGGAAAACAAAATGTAGACTTATTTGCTCCGGGAGATGAAATATACTCTACCGGTGCAGGCAACAGCTATAAATTTGATTCTGGTACTTCAATGTCTGTTCCGATGGTTTCAGGAACTGCAGCGTTAATTTGGCTTTATTATCCAAATCTAACTGTTGCTCAGGTTAAGGAAATCATTATGAATTCAGGAACATCTTATGATTTACAAGTTATAGTTCCGGGAACAAAAGATAAAAAAGTTCCTTTTTCTGAATTATCCAAATCGGGAAAAGTTTTGAATGTTTATAATGCAATGCAGCTTGCAGATAAGGTAAGTAAAAAGAAAAAATGA